From the genome of Syngnathus acus chromosome 24, fSynAcu1.2, whole genome shotgun sequence, one region includes:
- the sec63 gene encoding translocation protein SEC63 homolog isoform X1: MAGQQFQYDDSGNTFFYFLTSFVGLIVIPATYYLWPRDQNAEQLRLKSLRRVHGRCLWYRLRLLKSQQSVVPTLKKAALLFGWAVFLLLAYKVSKLDREYQEYNPYEVLSLDPGSSLSEIKKQYRVLSLKFHPDRGGDEATFMRIAKAYAALTNEQSRKNWEMYGNPDGPGATSFGIALPAWIVDQKNSMLVLLVYGLAFMVILPVVVGTWWYRSIRYSGDQILINTTQLFMHFMYKTPNMNMKRLVMVLTAAFEFDPRSNKEATIRPTDNIEVPQLIRELGNINVKKKEPPFCYPYSLKARVLVLSHLARMDVSEELDEDQRFVVKKSPALLQEMINVGCQLTMMANSRGGFHAPRLVTIENCMKLTQMIVQGLQESKSPLLQLPHFEEEHLRYCISKKYKVRSLQDLVSLKDSDRRSMLRFMGEEKYDEVMAVLGSFPHITMDTKLQVLDDEDSNNITAGSIVTVTVTLTRKRMVEVFEKEQETSPCPGEESAPTEEVGDASKTKAKQVWQNKNKGTKKTAKSKKKKLTKKKTTPAPVKSKQANGSVVAGNETPSAAKEEDEEVSDKGSESDEAETNKDSPSERDEDSDKQSDTEVDEMAGDDEEEWEALQQSIQRRERALLETKSKVTHAAYSLYYPEEKQEWWWLYIADRRDQTLVSMPYHVCTLKDTEEVELKFPAPSKTGNYQYSVILRSDSYLGLDQIKPLKLEVHEAKAMLDNHPQWDIPDTEEEDEEQEDSDGIEESEDDDDND, from the exons aaCAATTGCGCCTCAAGAGCCTGCGGAGGGTGCACGGCAGGTGCCTGTGGTACCGACTGCGACTCCTCAAGTCTCAGCAGAGCGTCGTCCCCACACTCAA gaaagCCGCCTTGTTGTTTGGCTGGGCCGTGTTCCTGTTGCTGGCATACAAGGTGTCTAAGCTGGACAGGGAGTACCAGGAGTACAACCCTTACGAAGTCCTCAGCTTGGACCCG GGCTCGTCTCTGTCGGAGATCAAGAAGCAGTACCGCGTGCTGTCGTTGAAATTCCATCCGGACCGAGGCGGCGACGAGGCCACGTTCATGAGGATCGCCAAAGCTTACGCCGC TCTCACCAATGAACAGTCCCGCAAGAACTGGGAAATGTACGGCAACCCGGATGGGCCAGGCG caaCCAGTTTTGGCATCGCCCTGCCTGCCTGGATTGTGGACCAGAAGAACTCAATGCTg GTGTTGCTGGTGTACGGTCTGGCCTTCATGGTTATCCTCCCTGTTGTGGTG GGCACGTGGTGGTACCGCTCCATCCGATACAGCGGAGACCAGATCCTCATCAACACCACTCAGCTCTTCATGCATTTCATGTACAAGACGCCCAACATGAACATGAAGC GGTTAGTCATGGTGCTAACAGCAGCGTTTGAGTTTGACCCTCGCAGCAATAAAGAAGCCACCATCCGACCCACCGACAACATTGAAGTGCCACAG TTGATTCGTGAGCTGGGGAACATCAACGTGAAGAAGAAGGAGCCTCCCTTCTGCTACCCGTACAGTCTGAAAGCCCGAGTGTTGGTCCTCTCGCACCTGGCACGCATGGACGTGTCCGAGGAGCTGGACGAAG ATCAGAGATTCGTGGTGAAGAAGAGTCCGGCTCTCCTCCAGGAGATGATCAACGTGGGCTGTCAGCTCACCATGATGGCCAACAGCAGAGGAG GTTTCCACGCCCCTCGCCTGGTCACCATCGAGAACTGCATGAAGCTGACCCAGATGATCGTGCAGGGCCTGCAGGAGTCCAAGTCGCCCCTGCTGCAGCTGCCCCACTTTGAGGAGGAGCACCTCCGCTACTGCATCTCCAAAAAGTACAAGGTCCGCAGTCTGCAGGACCTGGTGAGTCTCAAAGACTCGGACCGACGCAGCATGCTGCGCTTCATGGGCGAGGAGAAGTACGACGAGGTCATGGCCGTGCTGGGCAGCTTCCCTCACATCACCATGGACACCAAACTACAAG TCCTCGACGACGAAGACAGCAACAACATCACGGCGGGCTCCATCGTCACGGTTACGGTCACCTTGACCAGAAAACGAATGGTG GAGGTGTTTGAAAAGGAGCAGGAGACTTCACCGTGTCCAGGAGAGGAGTCCGCCCCGACGGAGGAAGTG GGAGACGCGAGCAAAACGAAAGCAAAGCAAGTGTGGCAGAACAAGAACAAAGGTACCAAGAAGACAGCCAAatccaagaagaaaaagctaACCAAGAAAAAGACCACGCCGGCGCCCGTCAAAAGCAAGCAGGCCAACGGCAGCGTAGTAGCGGGAAAC GAGACGCCCTCGGCGGccaaggaggaggacgaggaggtcTCGGACAAAGGAAGCGAGTCGGACGAGGCCGAGACCAACAAAGACTCTCCCAGCGAGAGAGACGAAGACAGCGACAAGCAGAGCGACACCGAAGTGGACGAGATGGCCGGAGACGACGAGGAG GAGTGGGAGGCGCTGCAGCAGAGCATCCAGCGGCGAGAGCGCGCCCTGCTGGAGACCAAGTCCAAGGTGACGCACGCGGCCTACAGCCTCTACTACCCCGAGGAGAAGCAGGAGTGGTGGTGGCTCTACATCGCCGACCGGCGCGACCAGACCCTCGTGTCCATGCCCTACCACGTCTGCACGCTCAAGGATACCGAGGAG GTGGAGCTGAAGTTTCCGGCGCCTTCCAAAACGGGCAACTATCAATATTCGGTCATCCTGCGATCGGATTCCTACTTGGGACTGGATCAAATCAAACCGCTTAAG CTGGAGGTGCACGAGGCCAAGGCCATGTTGGACAACCACCCCCAGTGGGACATCCCCGACacggaggaagaggatgaggagcAAGAGGACAGCGACGGCATCGAGGAGAGcgaagacgacgacgacaacGACTGA
- the sec63 gene encoding translocation protein SEC63 homolog isoform X2, with protein sequence MTPSAALSKREPARKLLVCVFRKAALLFGWAVFLLLAYKVSKLDREYQEYNPYEVLSLDPGSSLSEIKKQYRVLSLKFHPDRGGDEATFMRIAKAYAALTNEQSRKNWEMYGNPDGPGATSFGIALPAWIVDQKNSMLVLLVYGLAFMVILPVVVGTWWYRSIRYSGDQILINTTQLFMHFMYKTPNMNMKRLVMVLTAAFEFDPRSNKEATIRPTDNIEVPQLIRELGNINVKKKEPPFCYPYSLKARVLVLSHLARMDVSEELDEDQRFVVKKSPALLQEMINVGCQLTMMANSRGGFHAPRLVTIENCMKLTQMIVQGLQESKSPLLQLPHFEEEHLRYCISKKYKVRSLQDLVSLKDSDRRSMLRFMGEEKYDEVMAVLGSFPHITMDTKLQVLDDEDSNNITAGSIVTVTVTLTRKRMVEVFEKEQETSPCPGEESAPTEEVGDASKTKAKQVWQNKNKGTKKTAKSKKKKLTKKKTTPAPVKSKQANGSVVAGNETPSAAKEEDEEVSDKGSESDEAETNKDSPSERDEDSDKQSDTEVDEMAGDDEEEWEALQQSIQRRERALLETKSKVTHAAYSLYYPEEKQEWWWLYIADRRDQTLVSMPYHVCTLKDTEEVELKFPAPSKTGNYQYSVILRSDSYLGLDQIKPLKLEVHEAKAMLDNHPQWDIPDTEEEDEEQEDSDGIEESEDDDDND encoded by the exons ATGACACCATCGGCCGCGTTATCGAAACGAGAGCCAGCACGGAAGCT tcttgtgtgtgttttcaggaaagCCGCCTTGTTGTTTGGCTGGGCCGTGTTCCTGTTGCTGGCATACAAGGTGTCTAAGCTGGACAGGGAGTACCAGGAGTACAACCCTTACGAAGTCCTCAGCTTGGACCCG GGCTCGTCTCTGTCGGAGATCAAGAAGCAGTACCGCGTGCTGTCGTTGAAATTCCATCCGGACCGAGGCGGCGACGAGGCCACGTTCATGAGGATCGCCAAAGCTTACGCCGC TCTCACCAATGAACAGTCCCGCAAGAACTGGGAAATGTACGGCAACCCGGATGGGCCAGGCG caaCCAGTTTTGGCATCGCCCTGCCTGCCTGGATTGTGGACCAGAAGAACTCAATGCTg GTGTTGCTGGTGTACGGTCTGGCCTTCATGGTTATCCTCCCTGTTGTGGTG GGCACGTGGTGGTACCGCTCCATCCGATACAGCGGAGACCAGATCCTCATCAACACCACTCAGCTCTTCATGCATTTCATGTACAAGACGCCCAACATGAACATGAAGC GGTTAGTCATGGTGCTAACAGCAGCGTTTGAGTTTGACCCTCGCAGCAATAAAGAAGCCACCATCCGACCCACCGACAACATTGAAGTGCCACAG TTGATTCGTGAGCTGGGGAACATCAACGTGAAGAAGAAGGAGCCTCCCTTCTGCTACCCGTACAGTCTGAAAGCCCGAGTGTTGGTCCTCTCGCACCTGGCACGCATGGACGTGTCCGAGGAGCTGGACGAAG ATCAGAGATTCGTGGTGAAGAAGAGTCCGGCTCTCCTCCAGGAGATGATCAACGTGGGCTGTCAGCTCACCATGATGGCCAACAGCAGAGGAG GTTTCCACGCCCCTCGCCTGGTCACCATCGAGAACTGCATGAAGCTGACCCAGATGATCGTGCAGGGCCTGCAGGAGTCCAAGTCGCCCCTGCTGCAGCTGCCCCACTTTGAGGAGGAGCACCTCCGCTACTGCATCTCCAAAAAGTACAAGGTCCGCAGTCTGCAGGACCTGGTGAGTCTCAAAGACTCGGACCGACGCAGCATGCTGCGCTTCATGGGCGAGGAGAAGTACGACGAGGTCATGGCCGTGCTGGGCAGCTTCCCTCACATCACCATGGACACCAAACTACAAG TCCTCGACGACGAAGACAGCAACAACATCACGGCGGGCTCCATCGTCACGGTTACGGTCACCTTGACCAGAAAACGAATGGTG GAGGTGTTTGAAAAGGAGCAGGAGACTTCACCGTGTCCAGGAGAGGAGTCCGCCCCGACGGAGGAAGTG GGAGACGCGAGCAAAACGAAAGCAAAGCAAGTGTGGCAGAACAAGAACAAAGGTACCAAGAAGACAGCCAAatccaagaagaaaaagctaACCAAGAAAAAGACCACGCCGGCGCCCGTCAAAAGCAAGCAGGCCAACGGCAGCGTAGTAGCGGGAAAC GAGACGCCCTCGGCGGccaaggaggaggacgaggaggtcTCGGACAAAGGAAGCGAGTCGGACGAGGCCGAGACCAACAAAGACTCTCCCAGCGAGAGAGACGAAGACAGCGACAAGCAGAGCGACACCGAAGTGGACGAGATGGCCGGAGACGACGAGGAG GAGTGGGAGGCGCTGCAGCAGAGCATCCAGCGGCGAGAGCGCGCCCTGCTGGAGACCAAGTCCAAGGTGACGCACGCGGCCTACAGCCTCTACTACCCCGAGGAGAAGCAGGAGTGGTGGTGGCTCTACATCGCCGACCGGCGCGACCAGACCCTCGTGTCCATGCCCTACCACGTCTGCACGCTCAAGGATACCGAGGAG GTGGAGCTGAAGTTTCCGGCGCCTTCCAAAACGGGCAACTATCAATATTCGGTCATCCTGCGATCGGATTCCTACTTGGGACTGGATCAAATCAAACCGCTTAAG CTGGAGGTGCACGAGGCCAAGGCCATGTTGGACAACCACCCCCAGTGGGACATCCCCGACacggaggaagaggatgaggagcAAGAGGACAGCGACGGCATCGAGGAGAGcgaagacgacgacgacaacGACTGA
- the LOC119117846 gene encoding mitoregulin-like, whose product MADFSERSVQAAVVVSFLAGFAAGWQANRMRRKFLDWRKKRLQDKLNETQKKLDLA is encoded by the coding sequence ATGGCTGACTTTTCGGAGAGGTCAGTGCAGGCGGCTGTCGTCGTCTCCTTCCTAGCGGGTTTTGCGGCGGGCTGGCAGGCCAACAGGATGCGGAGGAAATTTCTCGACTGGCGGAAGAAGAGGCTGCAAGACAAACTGAACGAGACGCAAAAGAAACTCGACCTAGCCTGA